The following proteins are co-located in the Burkholderia sp. HI2500 genome:
- a CDS encoding LysR family transcriptional regulator, whose product MDRIQAMEVFTRVVDANSFTRAADTLAMPRASVTTIIQNLEALLGVRLMHRTTRRLSLTPEGAAYYEHCMKIISEIAEADASFQTGNRKPSGVLRVHMPSSLGRRIVLPSLSIFRQRYPDITLELGLSDRYVDPVEEGIDCMIRVGPLEDSSMVARRIGMLKRVTCASPDYLARHGEPHEIADLADHHAVNFRSSHGARAIPWVFMIDGKPFEVRMNGSVTVNDSDAYVTCGLEGFGMIQPTLFMVLPHLLDGSLVEVLPDCNPKPKPISIVYPHNRHLSQKVRVFADWIAEVFESTPSLEGGENWRGRVGVQAREPRSSVAA is encoded by the coding sequence ATGGACCGAATCCAGGCAATGGAAGTTTTTACCCGTGTGGTCGACGCGAACAGCTTCACGCGCGCGGCCGACACGCTCGCGATGCCGCGCGCGTCGGTGACGACCATCATCCAGAATCTCGAGGCGCTGCTCGGCGTGCGCCTGATGCACCGCACGACGCGCCGGCTGTCGCTGACGCCGGAAGGTGCGGCGTACTACGAGCATTGCATGAAGATCATCTCGGAGATCGCGGAGGCCGACGCGAGTTTCCAGACCGGCAACCGCAAGCCGAGCGGCGTGTTGCGCGTTCACATGCCGAGTTCGCTCGGGCGGCGCATCGTGCTGCCGTCACTGTCGATTTTCCGGCAGCGCTATCCGGACATCACGCTCGAACTGGGGCTCTCCGACCGTTACGTGGATCCGGTCGAGGAGGGGATCGACTGCATGATCCGGGTCGGTCCGCTCGAGGATTCGTCGATGGTCGCGCGGCGGATCGGGATGCTGAAGCGCGTGACCTGCGCGTCGCCCGACTACCTCGCGCGTCACGGCGAGCCGCACGAGATTGCCGATCTCGCCGACCACCACGCGGTGAATTTTCGGTCGAGCCACGGCGCGCGGGCAATTCCGTGGGTGTTCATGATCGACGGCAAGCCGTTCGAGGTGCGGATGAACGGGAGCGTCACGGTCAACGATTCGGATGCCTATGTGACGTGCGGGCTCGAAGGGTTCGGGATGATCCAGCCGACGCTGTTCATGGTGCTGCCGCACCTGCTCGACGGCTCGCTGGTCGAGGTGCTGCCGGACTGCAATCCGAAGCCGAAGCCGATTTCGATCGTCTATCCGCATAATCGGCATCTGTCGCAGAAGGTGCGCGTGTTCGCGGACTGGATCGCGGAGGTGTTCGAGTCGACACCGTCGCTGGAAGGTGGGGAGAACTGGCGCGGGCGGGTGGGGGTGCAGGCCCGAGAGCCGCGCAGCTCGGTAGCGGCGTAG
- a CDS encoding GlxA family transcriptional regulator, translated as MPATPRSILILAFPRAQLLDVSGPLQVFASVNELAQERGQPAPYAPRVIAAEAGPVETSSGLVVMAESLRSAVRHPDTLIVAGGKGVHAASKDARLVRWVRQQAARTRRVASVCTGAFLLAEAGLLDGRRAVTHWARCEEFAARYPNVRVESDPIFIREGALWTSAGVTAGIDLALALVEEDLGRATALDVARELVVFLKRPGGQAQFSTMLSMQRTDDRFGELHAWMAEHLAADLSVPALAERVRMSERSFVRHYRAGTGRTPARAVEQIRVEAAQRLLGETAWPVKRIAARCGFGSEETLRRCFVRVLGVSPQGYRERFVR; from the coding sequence ATGCCTGCCACCCCGCGTTCGATCCTGATCCTCGCGTTTCCTCGTGCCCAGCTGCTCGACGTGTCGGGGCCGCTGCAGGTGTTTGCGTCCGTCAACGAGCTGGCGCAGGAGCGCGGCCAGCCGGCGCCGTATGCGCCGCGCGTTATCGCGGCCGAGGCGGGGCCCGTCGAGACGTCGTCGGGCCTGGTCGTGATGGCGGAATCGCTGCGCTCGGCGGTGCGCCATCCGGACACGCTGATCGTCGCCGGCGGCAAGGGCGTGCATGCGGCATCGAAGGATGCGCGGCTGGTGCGCTGGGTGCGGCAGCAGGCGGCGCGCACACGGCGCGTGGCATCGGTCTGCACCGGCGCGTTCCTGCTCGCCGAGGCCGGCTTGCTCGACGGGCGGCGGGCGGTCACGCACTGGGCGCGCTGCGAAGAATTCGCGGCACGCTATCCGAATGTGCGCGTCGAATCCGATCCGATTTTCATCCGCGAAGGTGCGTTGTGGACGTCGGCCGGCGTGACGGCCGGCATCGATCTCGCGCTCGCGCTGGTCGAGGAGGATCTCGGGCGCGCGACCGCCCTCGACGTCGCGCGCGAACTCGTCGTGTTCCTGAAGCGTCCGGGCGGGCAGGCCCAGTTCAGCACGATGCTGTCGATGCAGCGCACCGACGACCGGTTCGGCGAACTGCACGCATGGATGGCCGAGCACCTGGCGGCCGACCTGTCGGTGCCCGCGCTGGCCGAGCGCGTGCGCATGAGCGAGCGCAGCTTCGTGCGCCACTACCGCGCCGGAACCGGCCGCACGCCCGCGCGAGCGGTCGAGCAGATCCGCGTCGAGGCCGCGCAACGCCTGCTCGGTGAAACGGCATGGCCCGTCAAGCGGATCGCCGCGCGGTGCGGCTTCGGCTCGGAGGAGACGCTGCGCCGCTGTTTCGTGCGCGTGCTGGGCGTGTCGCCGCAGGGGTATCGCGAGCGATTCGTGCGGTAA
- a CDS encoding DJ-1/PfpI family protein produces MTLHIGFLVFPGVQQLDLTGPHDVLASVPDATVHLVGKSRDSVASSSGLALAPTCTFDDCPPLDVICIPGGIGINALLLDAETIAFVQQRAAAARYVTSVCTGALLLGVAGLLRGRRATTHWAFHSLLETLGAVPVRERVVRDGNLITGGGVTAGIDFALTIAAELAGEEEAQAIQLQLEYAPAPPFDAGSPDTAPAAVVKRVTERSAAGFATRKATIEQALRARSR; encoded by the coding sequence ATGACCCTGCATATCGGCTTTCTCGTGTTTCCAGGCGTCCAGCAACTCGATCTCACCGGCCCGCACGACGTGCTCGCGTCGGTGCCCGACGCCACCGTTCATCTGGTCGGGAAGTCGCGCGACTCCGTCGCATCGAGCAGCGGACTCGCGCTCGCGCCGACCTGCACGTTCGACGACTGTCCGCCGCTCGACGTGATCTGCATTCCGGGCGGGATCGGGATCAACGCGCTGTTGCTCGATGCCGAAACGATCGCGTTCGTGCAGCAGCGCGCGGCCGCCGCGCGCTACGTGACGTCGGTGTGCACGGGTGCGCTGCTGCTGGGCGTGGCCGGCCTGTTGCGCGGGCGGCGCGCGACGACGCACTGGGCGTTCCACTCGCTGCTCGAAACGCTCGGCGCGGTGCCGGTGCGCGAGCGCGTGGTACGCGACGGCAACCTGATCACGGGCGGCGGCGTCACGGCCGGCATCGACTTCGCCTTGACGATCGCCGCGGAGCTGGCCGGCGAAGAAGAAGCGCAGGCGATCCAGCTGCAACTCGAGTACGCGCCGGCACCGCCGTTCGACGCCGGTTCGCCCGACACCGCACCGGCAGCGGTCGTGAAGCGCGTCACCGAACGGTCGGCCGCCGGTTTCGCAACGCGCAAGGCGACGATCGAACAGGCGCTGCGCGCGAGGTCGCGCTGA
- a CDS encoding cupin domain-containing protein translates to MNIIRSAAFTADRAWGALDIANLNGITVRLHWTNQPYRWHVNDGEEVFAVLDGRVEMRYREAGVEHATVLETGDVFHASAGTEHVAHPLGEARILVIETEGSV, encoded by the coding sequence ATGAACATCATCCGCAGCGCCGCGTTCACGGCGGATCGCGCATGGGGCGCGCTCGACATCGCGAACCTGAACGGCATCACGGTCCGCCTGCACTGGACCAACCAGCCGTATCGGTGGCACGTCAACGACGGCGAGGAAGTGTTCGCGGTGCTCGACGGCCGCGTCGAGATGCGCTATCGCGAAGCGGGCGTCGAGCACGCGACAGTGCTCGAAACGGGTGACGTGTTCCACGCATCGGCCGGCACCGAGCACGTCGCGCATCCGCTCGGTGAAGCACGCATCCTCGTGATCGAAACCGAAGGCAGCGTCTGA
- a CDS encoding PAAR domain-containing protein — MSRKFILKGDTTDHGGVVLEGIANSSFDGRELAYLGAPVFCAACKSPGVIVSDGGERTMTVMGKVVALEHDLCQCLCTPQPKLIASQATGTITG; from the coding sequence ATGAGCCGCAAATTCATTCTGAAGGGCGACACGACCGACCACGGCGGCGTCGTGCTCGAAGGGATCGCCAATTCGTCGTTCGACGGACGCGAACTCGCCTATCTCGGCGCGCCGGTGTTCTGCGCCGCCTGCAAGTCGCCGGGCGTGATCGTGTCCGACGGCGGCGAGCGGACGATGACCGTGATGGGCAAGGTCGTCGCGCTCGAACACGACCTGTGCCAGTGCCTGTGCACGCCGCAGCCGAAGCTGATCGCGTCGCAGGCCACCGGGACGATCACCGGGTGA
- a CDS encoding MAPEG family protein, producing MPIHPVALVCTAILGLLLFGLGLVVSVTRFRCTTGSGCAADPANGLHKIVRAHGNTAEYAPFLAVLFLYFGTHDPSRAILTLIVAATACRCLLVIGLLAWPTMADPNPARFVGALGTYLCGAALCFALFV from the coding sequence ATGCCGATCCACCCCGTCGCGCTCGTTTGCACGGCCATCCTCGGGCTGCTGCTGTTCGGGCTCGGGCTCGTCGTGTCCGTCACGCGCTTCCGGTGCACCACCGGTTCCGGGTGTGCGGCCGATCCCGCGAACGGGTTGCACAAGATCGTGCGCGCGCACGGCAACACGGCCGAATACGCGCCGTTTCTCGCGGTGCTGTTTCTCTATTTCGGTACACACGATCCATCGCGCGCGATCCTGACGCTGATCGTCGCGGCGACCGCGTGCCGCTGCCTGCTCGTGATCGGCCTGCTTGCCTGGCCGACGATGGCCGACCCGAATCCCGCGCGTTTCGTCGGCGCGCTCGGCACGTATCTGTGCGGTGCCGCGCTGTGTTTCGCGCTGTTCGTCTGA
- a CDS encoding transglycosylase domain-containing protein, with translation MNRPLNRILPRVTGPASVWTWVKWSLLAALLIAVAIVARLVQSEIETSRLQAHYLSELTRDVGYTVETGPSDHIRFPANGPYDQRLGYAMIPAFQERLLARGFVVGKQARDSQRMLSLGERGLFLPFEEKDQAGLMLFDSTGAPLFATVFPQRVYADFDLVPRVVADSLLFIEDRYLLDANEPNRNPAIDWGRFGRAVADQALHVVNRHQARPGGSTLATQIEKFRHSPEGRTATPPEKLRQIASASVRAYLNGPQTMLARRTIVVRYLNSVPLAARPHIGEITGIGDGLAAWYGRDFNDVNRILSAPTTGDNVDEQGKTFREVLSLIIAQRAPSYFLNRGYPALQKLTDSYLRLLSNGGVISPALRDAALAAQIERSAPPAAAHVQSFVSRKAVTSARASLLSALGISDLYQLDQFDLQATSTLDNGVQQAVAERLAQASTRDGAQKAGLYGFEMLAPKDDPSHLTYSFTLYEHRNGANLLRVQTDSVNEPFDVNRGGRINLGSTAKLRTLITYLQIVSDLHARYANLSNAELARVKPDPIDGLSRWALDYLSHTRDRSLQAMLDAAVERKYSASPDVFYTGGGAQVFSNFEKSDNGRILTLHKAFEHSVNLVFVRLMRDIVHYETLQAAGPSSSWLGDPEQRRHYLQQFVDGESQVYVKRYYTRYAGKAPDDALALMLKDVRKSPPKIATVLRSVAPNESLAWFDAQMRVQLKGTPAATLSDDDLARLYAKYAIERFNLNDRGYIASVHPLALWTLNYLRAHPAASLADVQRESRDARFYTYSWLYKTRYHATQDRRIRRMVELRAYAEITKSWRALGYPFAEVTPSYAAAIGASGDQPDALAKLIGLIANGGQKAPTETITRLDFAKGTPYETRFVRAAAQPQPMLSPEIVNVAHTLLRDVVLNGTARRLAGGFTLPDGKTLDVYGKTGTGDQRFNVYARGARLIESRKVNRSGTFVFVLGDRFFGVLTATAHEPYAARYDFTSAMAVQLLKSMAPALAPLIERPAGTRTAGPAPQAETPAPGAATAQPS, from the coding sequence ATGAATCGGCCGCTGAATCGTATCCTGCCGCGCGTGACCGGTCCCGCATCGGTCTGGACGTGGGTCAAGTGGTCTTTGCTGGCCGCGCTGCTGATCGCCGTGGCGATCGTTGCGCGACTCGTGCAGAGCGAGATCGAAACGTCCCGGTTGCAGGCGCACTACCTGTCCGAGCTCACCCGCGACGTCGGCTACACGGTCGAGACGGGCCCGAGCGATCACATCCGCTTCCCTGCGAACGGCCCCTACGACCAGCGCCTCGGCTACGCGATGATTCCGGCGTTCCAGGAGCGGCTGCTCGCGCGCGGCTTCGTCGTCGGCAAGCAGGCGCGCGATTCGCAGCGAATGCTGTCGCTCGGCGAGCGCGGATTGTTCCTCCCGTTTGAAGAAAAGGACCAGGCGGGCCTGATGCTGTTCGACTCGACCGGCGCGCCGCTGTTCGCGACCGTGTTCCCGCAGCGCGTCTACGCCGACTTCGACCTGGTGCCGCGCGTGGTGGCCGATTCGCTGCTGTTCATCGAGGATCGCTACCTGCTCGATGCGAACGAACCGAACCGCAACCCGGCGATCGACTGGGGGCGCTTCGGCCGCGCGGTCGCCGACCAGGCGCTGCACGTCGTCAACCGCCACCAGGCGCGCCCGGGCGGCAGCACGCTCGCGACGCAGATCGAGAAGTTCCGCCATTCGCCCGAGGGCCGCACCGCGACGCCGCCCGAGAAGCTGCGGCAGATCGCGTCCGCGTCGGTGCGCGCGTACCTGAACGGCCCGCAGACGATGCTCGCACGCCGCACCATCGTCGTGCGCTACCTGAACTCGGTGCCGCTCGCCGCACGGCCGCATATCGGCGAAATCACCGGCATCGGCGACGGTCTCGCCGCGTGGTACGGCCGCGACTTCAACGACGTGAACCGGATCCTGTCCGCGCCGACGACCGGCGACAACGTCGACGAGCAAGGCAAGACGTTCCGCGAGGTGCTGTCGCTGATCATCGCGCAGCGCGCACCGTCGTACTTCCTCAACCGCGGCTACCCGGCGCTGCAGAAGCTGACCGACAGCTACCTGCGGCTGCTGTCGAACGGCGGCGTGATCTCGCCCGCGCTGCGCGACGCCGCGCTTGCCGCGCAGATCGAACGCAGCGCGCCGCCGGCCGCCGCGCACGTGCAGTCGTTCGTGTCGCGCAAGGCCGTGACGTCCGCGCGCGCGTCGCTGCTGTCGGCGCTCGGCATCAGCGACCTGTACCAGCTCGACCAGTTCGACCTGCAGGCGACCAGCACGCTCGACAACGGCGTGCAGCAGGCGGTCGCCGAACGGCTCGCGCAGGCGTCGACGCGCGACGGGGCGCAGAAGGCCGGCCTGTACGGTTTCGAGATGCTCGCGCCGAAGGACGACCCGTCGCACCTCACGTACAGCTTCACGCTGTACGAACACCGCAACGGCGCGAACCTGCTGCGCGTGCAGACCGACAGCGTGAACGAGCCGTTCGACGTGAATCGCGGCGGCCGCATCAACCTCGGCTCGACCGCGAAGCTGCGCACGCTGATCACGTACCTGCAGATCGTGTCCGACCTGCATGCGCGCTACGCGAACCTGTCGAACGCGGAGCTGGCGCGCGTGAAGCCCGACCCGATCGACGGGCTGTCGCGCTGGGCGCTCGACTACCTGTCGCATACGCGCGACCGCTCGCTGCAGGCGATGCTCGACGCGGCCGTCGAACGCAAGTATTCGGCGAGCCCGGACGTGTTCTACACGGGCGGCGGCGCGCAGGTGTTCTCGAACTTCGAGAAGTCGGACAACGGCCGCATCCTGACGCTGCACAAGGCGTTCGAGCATTCGGTCAACCTCGTGTTCGTGCGGCTGATGCGCGACATCGTCCACTACGAGACGCTGCAGGCGGCCGGCCCGTCGTCATCGTGGCTCGGCGATCCGGAGCAGCGCCGGCATTACCTGCAGCAGTTCGTCGACGGCGAAAGCCAGGTCTACGTGAAGCGCTACTACACGCGCTATGCGGGCAAGGCACCTGACGACGCGCTCGCGCTGATGCTGAAGGACGTGCGCAAATCGCCGCCGAAGATCGCGACGGTGCTGCGCAGCGTCGCACCGAACGAATCGCTCGCGTGGTTCGATGCGCAGATGCGCGTGCAACTGAAGGGCACGCCGGCCGCGACGCTGTCCGACGACGATCTCGCCAGGCTCTACGCGAAGTACGCGATCGAACGCTTCAACCTCAACGATCGCGGCTATATCGCGAGCGTGCATCCGCTCGCGCTGTGGACGCTCAACTACCTGCGCGCGCATCCGGCAGCGTCGCTCGCCGATGTCCAGCGCGAGAGCCGCGACGCGCGTTTCTACACGTACTCGTGGCTGTACAAGACGCGCTACCACGCGACCCAGGACCGCCGCATCCGCCGCATGGTCGAGCTGCGCGCGTACGCGGAAATCACGAAGTCGTGGCGCGCGCTCGGCTACCCGTTCGCGGAAGTCACGCCGTCGTACGCGGCCGCGATCGGCGCATCGGGCGACCAGCCCGACGCACTCGCGAAACTGATCGGCCTGATCGCGAACGGCGGTCAGAAGGCGCCGACCGAGACGATCACGCGGCTCGACTTCGCGAAGGGCACGCCGTACGAAACGCGCTTCGTGCGCGCGGCCGCCCAGCCGCAGCCGATGCTGTCGCCGGAGATCGTCAACGTGGCGCACACGCTGCTGCGCGACGTCGTGCTCAACGGCACCGCGCGCCGCCTCGCGGGCGGCTTCACGCTGCCCGACGGCAAGACGCTCGACGTGTACGGCAAGACGGGGACGGGCGACCAGCGCTTCAACGTCTATGCGCGCGGCGCGCGGCTGATCGAGTCGCGCAAGGTGAACCGCAGCGGCACCTTCGTGTTCGTGCTCGGCGACCGGTTCTTCGGGGTCCTGACCGCAACGGCGCACGAACCGTATGCCGCACGCTACGACTTCACGAGCGCGATGGCCGTGCAGTTGCTGAAGTCGATGGCGCCGGCGCTCGCGCCGCTGATCGAGCGCCCGGCCGGCACGCGCACCGCGGGCCCCGCCCCGCAGGCGGAAACGCCCGCGCCGGGCGCCGCGACCGCGCAACCGTCCTGA
- a CDS encoding GFA family protein encodes MLYRGSCHCGDVKFEAEGDLQGVMACNCSICRRKGALMWFVPRDHMTLLTPDDHLATYTFNKHVIQHRFCKRCGIHTFGEGVHPNGTAMAAINVRCLEDVDIDALPITHYDGRSH; translated from the coding sequence ATGCTTTATCGCGGAAGCTGTCACTGCGGTGACGTGAAGTTCGAGGCGGAAGGCGACCTGCAGGGCGTGATGGCGTGCAACTGCTCGATCTGCCGGCGCAAGGGCGCGCTGATGTGGTTCGTGCCGCGCGACCACATGACGCTCCTCACGCCCGACGACCATCTCGCCACCTACACGTTCAACAAGCACGTGATCCAGCACCGCTTCTGCAAGCGCTGCGGGATTCACACGTTCGGCGAGGGCGTCCACCCGAACGGCACCGCGATGGCCGCGATCAACGTGCGCTGTCTCGAGGATGTCGATATCGACGCGCTGCCGATCACGCACTACGACGGCCGCTCGCATTGA
- a CDS encoding DUF1272 domain-containing protein — MLELRPGCECCDKDLPPDSADARICTFECTFCATCADDVLKGRCPNCGGDLVARPRRPASLLAKYPASTERIHKPGGCANA; from the coding sequence ATGCTCGAACTGCGCCCCGGCTGCGAATGCTGCGACAAGGACCTGCCGCCCGATTCGGCCGATGCACGCATCTGTACGTTCGAATGCACGTTCTGCGCGACCTGCGCCGACGACGTGCTGAAGGGCCGCTGCCCGAACTGCGGCGGCGACCTGGTCGCGCGCCCGCGGCGGCCGGCGAGCCTGCTCGCGAAGTACCCGGCGTCCACCGAACGCATCCACAAGCCGGGCGGCTGCGCGAACGCCTGA
- a CDS encoding FadR/GntR family transcriptional regulator, whose protein sequence is MIRRDLHGQTAFRLATAILRGDYPPESLLPREPDLMVMYGVSRTVMREALRTLTSKGLVESRPKIGTRVRPRGVWNLLDADLLDWYARVAPPIAFALKLQEMREMVEPYAAALAARMHTPETFDAIDGAARAMAAARNVDEWVRADLRFHLSVLEAGGNELLVPLGTLIDRTLEAQLHLNARRADVYNASLAEHMAVSDAIRVRDEDGARRAMAALLAVTRARIEMS, encoded by the coding sequence ATCATTCGACGCGACCTGCATGGACAAACGGCCTTCCGGCTCGCCACGGCGATCCTGCGCGGCGACTACCCGCCCGAGTCGCTGCTGCCGAGGGAACCCGACCTGATGGTGATGTACGGCGTGAGCCGCACGGTGATGCGCGAGGCGCTGCGTACGCTCACGTCGAAGGGGCTCGTCGAGTCGCGGCCGAAGATCGGCACGCGCGTGCGGCCGCGCGGCGTCTGGAACCTGCTCGACGCCGACCTGCTCGACTGGTACGCGCGTGTCGCGCCGCCGATCGCGTTCGCGCTGAAGCTGCAGGAGATGCGCGAGATGGTCGAGCCGTACGCGGCCGCGCTCGCCGCGCGCATGCATACGCCGGAGACGTTCGACGCGATCGACGGCGCGGCGCGCGCGATGGCCGCCGCGCGCAACGTCGACGAATGGGTGCGCGCCGACCTGCGCTTTCACCTGAGCGTGCTCGAGGCCGGCGGCAACGAACTGCTGGTGCCGCTCGGCACGCTGATCGATCGCACGCTCGAGGCGCAACTGCATCTGAATGCGCGCCGCGCGGACGTATACAACGCGTCGCTCGCCGAGCACATGGCCGTCAGCGACGCGATCCGCGTGCGCGACGAGGACGGTGCGCGCCGCGCGATGGCCGCGCTGCTCGCGGTGACGCGCGCCCGGATCGAGATGTCGTGA